In the genome of Dioscorea cayenensis subsp. rotundata cultivar TDr96_F1 chromosome 1, TDr96_F1_v2_PseudoChromosome.rev07_lg8_w22 25.fasta, whole genome shotgun sequence, one region contains:
- the LOC120262685 gene encoding uncharacterized protein LOC120262685 produces MAEEDKLSFDGTQEFRNAPLPSSGIEVLRQVEDMNGSKDGPWKKKSIFFTLPYWKHLLLRYNLDVMHIEKNVCDNIFGTLIGQDGKSKDTYKSRLDLVEMGIRSILHPKTHPDTNIQYLPQASYQMSLEEKNNFLKILKEMRTPDEYSSNISRCVQLKQRKLIGLKSYDCHLLMQEFLPIAIRCSLPEKVCSVLIDLSNFFKDLCSKVLQESVFDLLEYRAASTLCEMEKNFPPSFFTIMVHLVIHLANEARLAGPVIYRWMYPVERFLLTLKTYVRNRASPEGSIAEGYLANECLTFASRYLVGTKTSFNQSTRNEEDQNVANDEEVSIFANVGRPLGRKKNKGFSSNKRKRVSRITLDNQTLVQAHRYVLFNFDRVAPFLKKHEQFIKRRNRSPRLSPYEIQKLQSETFHDWFHDYVSQLEQQGNANITDELRLLARGPMDTTRRYTGYIVNGFRFHTKARERWLKTQNSGVVVTSKMMSYASSGMHTIEGD; encoded by the exons ATGGCTGAAGAAGATAAACTTTCTTTTGATGGGACACAAGAATTTAGAAATGCTCCATTACCATCATCTGGTATTGAAGTGTTGAGACAAGTGGAAGATATGAATGGTAGCAAAGATGGACCTTGGAAAAAGAagagcatttttttcacattgccTTATTGGAAACATCTTCTATTGCGTTATAATCTTGATGTCATGCACATAGAAAAAAATGTATGTGATAACATCTTTGGCACATTGATTGGACAAGATGGGAAATCAAAGGACACTTATAAGTCCAGACTTGATCTTGTTGAAATGGGTATCAGGAGCATTCTTCATCCCAAAACTCATCCTGACACTAATATTCAATATTTACCACAAGCTTCATATCAGATgagtttggaagaaaaaaataattttttgaagatTCTCAAGGAAATGAGAACTCCAGATGAATATTCTTCTAATATCTCACGTTGTGTGCAACTTAAACAACGGAAGCTCATAGGACTGAAAAGCTATGATTGTCATTTATTAATGCAAGAATTTCTTCCCATAGCAATACGATGTTCTTTACCTGAAAAAGTGTGCTCAGTTCTAATTGACttgtccaatttttttaaagaccTTTGCTCTAAGGTTCTTCAAGAAAGTGTCTTTGATTTGCTTGAGTATCGAGCTGCTTCAACATTAtgtgaaatggaaaaaaattttcctCCGTCTTTTTTTACCATAATGGTACATTTGGTGATTCATTTAGCAAATGAAGCAAGACTTGCTGGTCCAGTCATATATCGGTGGATGTATCCTGTTGAGAG gTTTCTTCTTACGCTTAAGACGTATGTGCGTAATAGAGCTAGTCCAGAGGGTTCAATTGCAGAAGGCTATTTAGCTAATGAATGTTTAACTTTTGCTTCACGATATTTAGTGGGGACTAAAACtagcttcaatcaatcaactagaaatgaagaagatcaaAATGTTGCCAATGATGAGGAAGTATCTATTTTTGCAAATGTTGGAAGACCAttgggaaggaaaaaaaataaaggcttTAGTAGTAACAAGCGTAAGAGGGTCTCACGTATTACACTTGACAACCAAACTTTGGTGCAAGCACATCGTTATGTGTTGTTCAATTTTGATAGAGTTGCTCCATTTTTAAA gaAGCATGAGCAATTTATTAAGAGGCGTAATCGCTCCCCACGTCTTTCGCCTTATGAGATACAAAAGTTACAAAGTGAAACATTTCATGATTGGTTTCATGATTAT GTTTCACAATTGGAGCAACAAGGAAATGCAAACATCACCGATGAACTTAGACTACTTGCTCGTGGTCCAATGGATACAACAAGGAGATACACTGGATACATTGTTAATGGTTTTAGATTTCACACCAAAGCTCGTGAAAGATGGTTGAAAACTCAAAATAGTGGGGTTGTTGTAACATCTAAGATGATGAGTTATGCAAGTTCAGGGATGCACACTATTGAAGGAGATTAA